One genomic region from Bombus terrestris chromosome 15, iyBomTerr1.2, whole genome shotgun sequence encodes:
- the LOC100652094 gene encoding WD repeat-containing protein 91 isoform X1 has protein sequence MSHIQYVDELVKEYLLFRGFSQTLKAFDNDLKAEKEKGFRVDKIVDQLMQYIYNYDLASLRELWGHLDMRMFSRLESHFTPAVRKLENAVLKMYLVNAAVNNKQDRIQEFFTKMTPELQGHSEWKEWFALPFVKNPEDNPAYSVHFSRQWQDTMLVSLHNFLATIFQCMPQPTLLAIDEDTNRLKRLQEENEVLKQRLSESVKIENVMDVNPGPAPQHPPLMDDFYIIAQESPLLENPKTLRNLIRNIGGGSSPILSRKPGTSIRKVVEPEVTSTKRTNTKGKIHSINKSEPVSKRSISCDSRLTSSRKRDSSIDAVAERKAKDKIDSTYILLSQEEYTEHKTSIIQCKSNASGSYVATGDADGIIKVWTPIPSPKTVTTFISAPANSNKAITALDWISKNERYFLHGDNNGLIQLHDTRDCKTLWDIQHENSRIITLLCNPTESTFVCSVSDSNEGKLLLYDIKTRKLERTLPMEQNVTALCSAFNHNGQLLITGLSNGNILIHDLRRNEIIDNISCHSSPVIDIELINDYTNICTQSEDGKLCQRSLNHSGKILWETKIKVEKNTVHGKLFTFDQSGNYMLLCTQTGGNIYKMPPGAQAKILELGGHKGTLCCDWSTANQSGTCITGGAEGKVRVSTLLSP, from the exons ATGTCTCACATTCAGTATGTGGACGAATTGGTCAAGGAATATCTGCTCTTCAGAGGTTTTAGCCAAACCTTGAAAGCTTTTGATAACGACTTGAAAgccgagaaagagaaaggctTTAGG gtTGATAAGATCGTCGATCAATTGATGCAATACATATACAATTATGACTTAGCATCTTTAAGAGAATTATGGGGACATTTAGATATGAGGATGTTCTCCCGTTTGGAAAGTCATTTTACACCAGCTGTGAGAAAACTAGAGAATGCTGTTCTAAAAATGTACTTGGTTAATGCAGCAGTAAACAATAAACAAGATCGGATtcaagaattttttacaaaaatgacACCAGAGCTACAAGGACATTCAGAGTGGAAAGAATGGTTTG CATTGCCATTTGTTAAAAATCCCGAAGACAATCCAGCATACTCTGTACATTTTAGTAGACAATGGCAGGACACTATGTTAGTGTCCCTGCacaatttccttgctactatTTTTCAA TGTATGCCTCAACCGACGTTGCTTGCGATAGACGAGGACACAAATAGATTGAAACGGCTTCAAGAAGAGAATGAAGTATTGAAACAACGTTTAAGCGAGTCTGTTAAGATAGAAAATGTAATGGATGTGAACCCAGGACCAGCTCCTCAGCATCCACCACTCATGGATGACTTTTACATTATAGCaca AGAATCTCCTTTATTAGAGAATCCAAAAACCTTAAGGAATCTCATAAGAAATATAGGCGGCGGTTCCAGTCCAATTTTAAGTAGAAAGCCTGGGACAAGTATAAGAAAAGTAGTAGAACCGGAAGTGACATCAACAAAAAGAACCAATACGAAAGGAAAAATACATTCGATCAATAAATCCGAACCTGTTAGTAAAAGAAGTATTAGTTGCGATTCAAGATTAACAAGCTCTAGAAAAAGGGATTCGTCTATCGATGCAGTAGCTGAGCGAAAGGCTAAAGATAAAATCGATTCCACTTACATCCTTCTTAGTCAG GAAGAGTATACGGAACACAAAACATCAATAATTCAATGTAAAAGTAATGCAAGTGGCTCCTATGTAGCTACAGGTGATGCAGACGGTATTATTAAAGTATGGACCCCAATACCTTCACCAAA aACTGTTACTACATTTATCTCTGCTCCAGCAAACTCAAACAAAGCAATTACTGCGTTAGATTGGATATCAAAAAATGAGCGTTATTTTTTACACGGTGATAACAATGGATTGATTCAATTACATGATACTCGTGATTGCAAAACCTTATGGGACATTCAACATGAGAACTCTCGAATCATTACTTTATTATGCAATCCAACGGAATCCACATTCGTATGTTCCGTATCAGATTCGAACGAAGGAAAATTATTATTGTACGACATAAAAACAAGAAAACTAGAAAGAACTTTACCTATGGAGCAAAATGTAACTGCGTTGTGTTCCGCATTTAATCACAACGGGCAGCTCCTTATCACAGGGTTATCcaatggaaatattttaatacatgaTTTAAGACGGAACGaaattatcgataatataaGCTGTCATTCGAGTCCAGTTATTGATATAGAACTAATTAATGATTATACAAATATCTGTACACAAAGTGAGGATGGAAAATTGTGTCAAAGAAGTTTGAATCATTCAGGAAAGATTTTATGGGAAACGAAAATCAAGGTAGAGAAAAACACAGTTCATGGAAAATTGTTCACTTTTGATCAAAGTGGTAACTATATGCTACTTTGTACACAAACTggaggaaatatatataaa atgCCACCAGGTGCACAAGCAAAGATTTTAGAATTAGGCGGACACAAAGGTACACTTTGCTGTGACTGGTCTACTGCCAATCAATCCGGAACGTGTATAACTGGTGGCGCGGAAGGGAAAGTACGCGTGTCGACGTTGCTCTCACCATGA
- the LOC100652094 gene encoding WD repeat-containing protein 91 isoform X2 → MQYIYNYDLASLRELWGHLDMRMFSRLESHFTPAVRKLENAVLKMYLVNAAVNNKQDRIQEFFTKMTPELQGHSEWKEWFALPFVKNPEDNPAYSVHFSRQWQDTMLVSLHNFLATIFQCMPQPTLLAIDEDTNRLKRLQEENEVLKQRLSESVKIENVMDVNPGPAPQHPPLMDDFYIIAQESPLLENPKTLRNLIRNIGGGSSPILSRKPGTSIRKVVEPEVTSTKRTNTKGKIHSINKSEPVSKRSISCDSRLTSSRKRDSSIDAVAERKAKDKIDSTYILLSQEEYTEHKTSIIQCKSNASGSYVATGDADGIIKVWTPIPSPKTVTTFISAPANSNKAITALDWISKNERYFLHGDNNGLIQLHDTRDCKTLWDIQHENSRIITLLCNPTESTFVCSVSDSNEGKLLLYDIKTRKLERTLPMEQNVTALCSAFNHNGQLLITGLSNGNILIHDLRRNEIIDNISCHSSPVIDIELINDYTNICTQSEDGKLCQRSLNHSGKILWETKIKVEKNTVHGKLFTFDQSGNYMLLCTQTGGNIYKMPPGAQAKILELGGHKGTLCCDWSTANQSGTCITGGAEGKVRVSTLLSP, encoded by the exons ATGCAATACATATACAATTATGACTTAGCATCTTTAAGAGAATTATGGGGACATTTAGATATGAGGATGTTCTCCCGTTTGGAAAGTCATTTTACACCAGCTGTGAGAAAACTAGAGAATGCTGTTCTAAAAATGTACTTGGTTAATGCAGCAGTAAACAATAAACAAGATCGGATtcaagaattttttacaaaaatgacACCAGAGCTACAAGGACATTCAGAGTGGAAAGAATGGTTTG CATTGCCATTTGTTAAAAATCCCGAAGACAATCCAGCATACTCTGTACATTTTAGTAGACAATGGCAGGACACTATGTTAGTGTCCCTGCacaatttccttgctactatTTTTCAA TGTATGCCTCAACCGACGTTGCTTGCGATAGACGAGGACACAAATAGATTGAAACGGCTTCAAGAAGAGAATGAAGTATTGAAACAACGTTTAAGCGAGTCTGTTAAGATAGAAAATGTAATGGATGTGAACCCAGGACCAGCTCCTCAGCATCCACCACTCATGGATGACTTTTACATTATAGCaca AGAATCTCCTTTATTAGAGAATCCAAAAACCTTAAGGAATCTCATAAGAAATATAGGCGGCGGTTCCAGTCCAATTTTAAGTAGAAAGCCTGGGACAAGTATAAGAAAAGTAGTAGAACCGGAAGTGACATCAACAAAAAGAACCAATACGAAAGGAAAAATACATTCGATCAATAAATCCGAACCTGTTAGTAAAAGAAGTATTAGTTGCGATTCAAGATTAACAAGCTCTAGAAAAAGGGATTCGTCTATCGATGCAGTAGCTGAGCGAAAGGCTAAAGATAAAATCGATTCCACTTACATCCTTCTTAGTCAG GAAGAGTATACGGAACACAAAACATCAATAATTCAATGTAAAAGTAATGCAAGTGGCTCCTATGTAGCTACAGGTGATGCAGACGGTATTATTAAAGTATGGACCCCAATACCTTCACCAAA aACTGTTACTACATTTATCTCTGCTCCAGCAAACTCAAACAAAGCAATTACTGCGTTAGATTGGATATCAAAAAATGAGCGTTATTTTTTACACGGTGATAACAATGGATTGATTCAATTACATGATACTCGTGATTGCAAAACCTTATGGGACATTCAACATGAGAACTCTCGAATCATTACTTTATTATGCAATCCAACGGAATCCACATTCGTATGTTCCGTATCAGATTCGAACGAAGGAAAATTATTATTGTACGACATAAAAACAAGAAAACTAGAAAGAACTTTACCTATGGAGCAAAATGTAACTGCGTTGTGTTCCGCATTTAATCACAACGGGCAGCTCCTTATCACAGGGTTATCcaatggaaatattttaatacatgaTTTAAGACGGAACGaaattatcgataatataaGCTGTCATTCGAGTCCAGTTATTGATATAGAACTAATTAATGATTATACAAATATCTGTACACAAAGTGAGGATGGAAAATTGTGTCAAAGAAGTTTGAATCATTCAGGAAAGATTTTATGGGAAACGAAAATCAAGGTAGAGAAAAACACAGTTCATGGAAAATTGTTCACTTTTGATCAAAGTGGTAACTATATGCTACTTTGTACACAAACTggaggaaatatatataaa atgCCACCAGGTGCACAAGCAAAGATTTTAGAATTAGGCGGACACAAAGGTACACTTTGCTGTGACTGGTCTACTGCCAATCAATCCGGAACGTGTATAACTGGTGGCGCGGAAGGGAAAGTACGCGTGTCGACGTTGCTCTCACCATGA
- the LOC100651857 gene encoding uncharacterized protein LOC100651857, protein MFPLRQILRCGTRLVLTREPINLCQIPLISKDKLNFSLHKLTFIRMNTNLSELSEENKEEDSNKHILGKVVGKLKVMFTCKKCNYRNGKVISKLAYEKGVVIIRCDGCKNNHLIADNLGWFEELKNKRNIEKILAAKGETVRKIQNDVDGYLEAVAKEEYDLIQHNKEREQRLIEEQNETHDQNKKVKSTEES, encoded by the coding sequence ATGTTTCCGTTGCGACAAATACTTCGATGTGGAACGCGACTGGTTCTTACGAGAGAACCTATAAATTTATGTCAGATTCCATTGATTTCGAAAGATAAACTTAATTTCAGTCTACACAAGTTAACTTTTATACGGATGAACACGAATCTTAGCGAATTATCGGAAGAAAACAAGGAAGAAGATTCTAACAAACATATTCTCGGCAAAGTTGTAGGAAAACTAAAGGTGATGTTTACATGTAAAAAATGTAACTATCGAAATGGgaaagttatatcgaaattagCATACGAAAAAGGAGTAGTTATAATTCGTTGTGACGGCTGCAAGAATAATCACTTAATTGCTGATAATCTTGGGTGGTTCGAGGAATTAAAGAACAAAAGGAATATCGAAAAAATATTGGCGGCAAAAGGAGAGACCGTACGAAAAATTCAAAATGATGTTGATGGATATCTCGAGGCTGTCGCTAAAGAGGAGTATGATTTGATTCAACATAATAAAGAAAGAGAACAGCGTTTAATAGAAGAGCAAAATGAAACACACGATCAAAATAAAAAGGTTAAATCTACAGAAGAATCGTAG
- the LOC100651736 gene encoding docking protein 1 codes for MEPEEPLLQGILLLPPQGMLGQLKKSWHKRFCQLFRTSNYGIKRVEIYDNQEEAILQLHAPRIITLDACIKIAPSNQSHVFIVVTKSGIHYFGCYSESDMSHWITAFQLVAFKDSVSNQTIEENNDLYCTSGEGVFSVKVVETDASKRCGLETRNYTLVVAAVDIKLMDGDVVLFTWPYRYIRRYGYKDGKFIFEAGRKCESGEGSFRLEHSSQQEIFRCMYSKMRSMKKLMHEENSANIDCNDAQYHAALSMEAGSRAALPPSPNSSANLIDIDFSPQNSQKQSTSSSNLDTSSSSKPSLCIGKPKPAKPPRKYVFTSLLDKKSVDTEVSELPACGEYKALNRDNSPEMSQKTIGSSILDDEERHPYDLVEVRNDAWKTHGIDNIHHTERLNSLLHSDKDKENEDDFQYETMMPVISSQSSSKSKSSITDSPVTSTTNHVPNDESDYDKLEHFGSATKITQKGTFKFGNFNSMSQNSHSNVSLNTSVADTSTAWSNYDIVEDMSAVRLADDSHLGYGVIRKKTNQSDTASTSSNMGPKHKVFNNSEYAIVSKPKRV; via the exons ATGGAGCCCGAGGAACCTCTGTTACAAGGGATCCTGCTGTTACCACCGCAGGGAATGTTAGGCCAGCTCAAG AAATCTTGGCACAAAAGATTCTGTCAGCTGTTTAGGACTAGTAACTATGGGATCAAACGTGTAGAAATTTATGACAATCAAGAAGAAGCTATATTGCAGTTACATGCTCCTCGCATCATCACGTTAGATGCATGCATTAAAATAGCACCTAGCAATCAGTCACATGTATTTATT GTTGTGACTAAATCAGGAATTCATTATTTTGGATGCTATTCGGAATCTGATATGAGTCATTGGATCACTGCATTCCAATTAGTAGCATTTAAAGATAGCGTGTCTAATCAAACAATAGAGGAGAACAACGACCTGTACTGTACCAGTGGAGAAGGAGTATTTTCTGTGAAAGTGGTAGAGACAGATGCATCTAAGCGATGTGGTTTAGAAACTAGAAACTATACACTTGTAGTAGCTGCagttgatattaaattaatggaTGGGGATGTAGTTCTATTTACTTGGCCATATCGATATATCAGAAGATATGGTTACAaagatggaaaatttatttttgaagcaGGACGAAAATGTGAATCTGGAGAAGGTTCTTTTCGCTTGGAACACAGCAGTCAACAAGAAATTTTTCGTTGTATGTATTCCAAGATGAGGTCAATGAAAAAGTTAATGCATGAAGAAAATAGTGCAAACATTGACTGTAATGATGCTCAATATCACGCAGCCTTATCGATGGAAGCTGGATCTAGAGCAGCCTTACCCCCTTCTCCAAATAGTTCTGCTAACTTAATCGATATTGATTTTTCACCGCAAAATTCACAGAAACAGTCGACTTCATCATCTAATTTAGATACTAGTTCATCTTCTAAACCGTCTTTGTGTATCGGTAAACCGAAACCCGCGAAACCACCGCGAAAATACGTTTTCACCAGTTTGTTAGACAAAAAAAGCGTAGATACCGAAGTATCAGAGTTGCCTGCCTGTGGAGAATACAAAGCATTAAATCGCGATAATTCGCCAGAGATGTCTCAAAAAACGATAGGAAGTTCCATATTAGATGACGAAGAAAGACATCCTTACGACCTAGTAGAAGTAAGAAATGATGCATGGAAAACTCATGGTATTGACAATATACATCACACAGAGAGATTAAACTCGTTGTTGCATAGTGATAAAGACAAAGAAAACGAAGATGATTTCCAATATGAAACGATGATGCCTGTTATATCGTCCCAAAGCTCTTCAAAGAGTAAGTCTAGTATTACAGATAGTCCAGTGACTTCAACAACTAATCATGTACCCAATGATGAATCTGATTACGACAAATTGGAGCATTTTGGTTCTGCAACTAAAATTACTCAAAAGGGCACattcaaatttggaaacttTAATAGCATGTCCCAAAATTCACATTCAAATGTATCTTTAAATACTTCTGTTGCTGATACCAGTACTGCATGGTCCAATTATGATATTGTTGAAGATATGTCTGCTGTTAGATTAGCAGATGATAGTCATCTTGGATATGGTGTTATTAGAAAGAAAACAAATCAGTCTGATACTGCATCTACAAGCAGTAATATGGGTCCAAAGCATAAAGTCTTTAATAATAGTGAATATGCAATTGTGTCAAAACCAAAAAGGGtataa
- the LOC100651422 gene encoding ionotropic receptor 93a: protein MISVLLLLWCVNYGDSYNNFPSLITTNATMAVIIDKSFFDNNGDHRNVMGVVHDLIINTVKKEMHIGGIVVRIFRDADVNLWQGYTILLSVASCCITWRLHEVARKEELIHLAITDPDCPRIPETDGMSMPVVVPGEELSQIFLDLRMMNILPWNVINILHDDTFDRDTISRVMTAISDKLPNKQVNLISRSIFTLKHETTRSERKSSVKKTLNDFHVEQLGHCFLVIATVDMIADVMGVARSLKMVHPGSQWLYVITDSASKNMTNMTAFVDLLAEGGNVAFMYNATNLSNYCEIKLICYVEELIQALAKALEYSLTSEIDLFKSMEEEKFEMIRLTKRERRAELLKNIRIHLSQNAFASEGFCGRCLLWRFSSSITWGNFFSRGRNMAHLLDIGTWSPGFGVNLTDVIFPHIAHGFRGTNLPIATYHNPPWQIISVSKTGQKLYEGLVFDAINYLGSKLNFSYTAITPEVTRNSNSWNTSRYAKLGEKIKEMTMSATRKVPKEVIDLVREREVLLGACAITVNENKKDAINFTVPIFVQTYSFLTSRPKQLSRALLFASPFTKETWACLAVSIIVMGPILYLVHKYSPYSIKTSGLKSSFQCVWYVYGALLQQGGMYLPHCDSARILIGVWWLIVMVVVATYSGSLVAFLTFPRMDASILTVDDLLARKDGITWSFPNGSFLEMYMQETDEPKYHTLLSRAESHNDTEEEKLVERVKDGKHALIDWRSSLRFLMRKDLLLTGVCHFSLSMDEFLDEPIAMIIPHDSPYLPVINAELHRMLESGMMNKWITERMPIKDKCWEVPGSNQAVNKRKVNVTDMQGIFFVLFMGIILAFFFLFCECYCHRRKISKERKLIHPFVS from the exons ATGATATCGGTTCTCTTGCTCCTCTGGTGTGTCAATTATGGGGACAGTTACAACAATTTTCCATCTCTAATTACCACCAACGCTACTATGG cCGTCATCATCGATAAAAGCTTCTTTGATAACAATGGCGACCACCGAAATGTTATGGGGGTGGTGCACGATTTAATCATAAATACTGTGAAAAAGGAGATGCACATAGGTGGCATAGTTGTACGTATTTTTCGTGATGCGGATGTCAATCTATGGCAAG GCTATACAATCCTTTTATCTGTCGCGAGTTGCTGTATAACGTGGCGCCTGCACGAGGTCGCACGAAAGGAAGAATTGATACATCTCGCCATAACAG ATCCAGATTGTCCCCGAATTCCAGAGACGGATGGCATGAGCATGCCGGTGGTGGTGCCAGGAGAAGAGCTGTCACAGATTTTTCTCGACTTAAGGATGATGAACATTCTACCCTGGAACGTGATTAACATTCTCCACGACGATACATTCG ACAGAGACACGATCAGCAGAGTAATGACAGCCATCTCGGACAAGTTACCGAACAAGCAAGTGAACTTGATCTCTAGATCGATTTTCACGTTGAAACACGAAACGACGAGAAGTGAAAGGAAAAGTTCGGTGAAGAAGACGTTGAACGATTTCCACGTGGAACAACTGGGACATTGTTTCTTAGTTATTGCTACTGTCGACATGATTGCTGATGTGATGGGCGTG GCGAGATCCTTGAAGATGGTCCATCCAGGTAGTCAATGGTTGTACGTGATCACCGACAGCGCGTCGAAGAATATGACCAATATGACGGCATTCGTTGATTTATTGGCAGAAGGAGGAAACGTAGCCTTCATGTACAACGCGACCAATTTGAGCAACTACTGTGAA ATCAAGCTGATATGTTACGTGGAAGAATTGATTCAAGCACTGGCGAAAGCTCTTGAGTACTCCTTGACGAGCGAGATTGATCTGTTTAAGAGCATGGAAGAGGAGAAGTTCGAGATGATCAGGCTAACGAAACGCGAGAGGCGAGCGGAACTCCTGAAGAATATTAGA ATACACCTTTCCCAAAACGCGTTTGCTTCAGAAGGTTTCTGCGGACGGTGCTTGTTATGGAGATTCTCCTCGTCCATAACTTGGggaaatttcttttctcgtgGTAGAAACATGGCACACCTGTTGGATATAGGCACATGGTCACCTGGTTTCGGGGTAAATCTAACGGACGTGATTTTTCCTCATATCGCGCACGGATTCAGGGGCACTAATTTACCAATTGCGACTTACCAT aatCCACCATGGCAGATAATTTCTGTGAGTAAAACAGGCCAAAAGCTATACGAGGGATTGGTATTCGACGCGATCAATTACTTAGGCTCGAAATTGAATTTCTCTTATACGGCGATTACGCCGGAAGTGACTCGAAATTCAAACTCTTGGAATACCTCTCGGTACGCGAAGCTTGGCGAG aaaattaaagaaatgacTATGTCGGCTACCAGAAAAGTGCCAAAAGAGGTGATCGATTTGGTGCGCGAGAGGGAGGTTCTTTTAGGTGCTTGCGCGATCACTGTAAACGAAAATAAGAAGGACGCGATTAATTTTACTGTACCTATTTTCGTGCAGACCTACAGTTTTTTAACTTCCAGGCCCAAACAATTGTCTAGAGCTCTCTTGTTCGCCTCACCGTTCACCAAAGAG ACGTGGGCCTGTCTGGCGGTATCCATTATCGTAATGGGTCCGATCTTGTACCTGGTTCACAAGTACAGCCCGTACAGCATCAAGACCTCGGGCCTAAAGTCCTCGTTTCAATGTGTGTGGTACGTGTACGGGGCACTTCTTCAACAAG GAGGAATGTATCTGCCGCATTGTGACAGCGCTCGCATACTGATCGGCGTCTGGTGGTTGATCGTGATGGTCGTGGTAGCTACTTACTCCGGAAGTCTGGTCGCCTTTCTCACTTTTCCACGAATGGACGCCTCTATCCTAACCGTAGACGATCTGCTCGCGCGTAAGGACGGAATCACCTGGAGTTTTCCAAACGGTAGCTTCCTCGAAATGTACATGCAGGAGACCGACGAGCCTAAATACCATACTTTATTGTCGCGCGCGGAAAGTCACAACGACACGGAGGAAGAGAAACTGGTGGAACGTGTGAAGGATGGGAAACACGCTCTGATCGATTGGAGAAGTTCCCTCAG GTTCTTGATGAGGAAGGATCTGTTGTTGACCGGAGTCTGCCATTTCTCGTTGAGTATGGACGAGTTTCTCGATGAACCTATCGCCATGATCATTCCACACGACAGTCCTTATTTGCCTGTCATTAACGCGGA ATTGCATCGAATGCTGGAGTCTGGGATGATGAATAAATGGATCACGGAAAGGATGCCGATAAAAGACAAGTGCTGGGAAGTGCCAGGAAGCAATCAGGCGGTAAACAAACGGAAAGTGAACGTCACCGATATGCAAGGAATATTTTTCGTATTGTTCATGG GCATCATACtggctttcttctttctcttttgcgAGTGTTACTGTCATAGACGCAAGATATCTAAGGAACGAAAATTAATTCATCCCTTCGTCTCTTAA